Proteins encoded together in one Pristiophorus japonicus isolate sPriJap1 unplaced genomic scaffold, sPriJap1.hap1 HAP1_SCAFFOLD_256, whole genome shotgun sequence window:
- the LOC139247090 gene encoding ribosomal RNA processing protein 36 homolog: MVTIEGFRLTWERQSEARSVGACSGSRELRSLSPELSTLSFEELQELQGKVGLKAYNRMAYGPGNGERGEKRKRPQRNRPMEMSTKERVLFLRKVFPVKKRVVRDSRFDDLSRGYNPEIFDKTYTFLTEVRSKEKEVIKKKLKKVKNPKRKEQLEYLLHRMIHQDKAQLNKQRQRERLEEFKQQQRQRVQQGSKPYFLKKSEQRKLELVEKYRELKRGGKLDSFLGKKRKRNATKDRRKMPMKKQR; this comes from the exons ATGGTGACCATCGAGGGGTTTCGTCTGACCTGGGAGAGGCAGTCGGAAGCTCGGAGTGTCGGAGCATGCTCGGGCTCACGGGAACTCCGCTCTCTTTCTCCAGAACTTTCCACGCTGTCCTTCGAGGAGCTGCAGGAACTGCAGGGTAAAGTTGGGCTCAAGGCCTACAACCGGATGGCTTACGGCCCGGGGAACGGGGAACGCGGAGAGAAGCGGAAACGGCCCCAGAGGAACAG gcCCATGGAGATGTCGACCAAGGAACGGGTGCTGTTTCTGCGGAAGGTGTTTCCTGTGAAGAAGCGG GTGGTGCGCGACTCACGGTTTGACGATTTGTCCAGAGGATACAATCCCGAGATCTTCGATAAAACCTATACCTTCCTCACCGAAGTCAGGAGTAAGGAGAAAGAG GTTATTAAGAAGAAGTTGAAAAAGGTCAAGAACCCCAAAAGGAAAGAGCAACTCGAGTATCTTCTACACAGGATG ATACACCAGGACAAGGCCCAGCTAAACAAACAACGGCAGCGGGAGCGACTGGAGGAGTTCAAACAGCAGCAGAGGCAGAGGGTGCAGCAGGGCAGCAAGCCCTACTTCCTCAAGAAAT CCGAGCAGCGGAAGCTGGAGTTGGTGGAGAAATACCGGGAGTTGAAGCGTGGCGGTAAGCTGGACAGCTTCCTGGGGAAGAAAAGGAAGCGGAACGCCACCAAGGACCGCCGCAAGATGCCTATGAAGAAACAGCGCTGA